The following nucleotide sequence is from Candidatus Poribacteria bacterium.
TATTTGAGAGGACGATCCCCCTTATCGAGAGCAACTCCGACACCACATCGCGGATTTTGGATCTCGGAACCTTATAGAACTTCTCAAGCGTCCATATAACCTCCGCTATGACCACATCGTGTATGTAGGCTTCTTCCCCTCTCCCCAAATTTTCCATGAATCTGGCGCTTGCCTCACTTTGCTCTGGCAGATCCTCCAGCAGATATCTGAGGATCACGTTGGTGTCAATCAACGGCCCCTTCTTTCGCCGCATCCCTCGCTACCTCCTCCTTCACCTTCTCTCTGACCTCCTCAGGATTAACCCCTTTCAACGCGTAGTCAGCCAGGACGCCCTTCAGCTTCCTCGCCTTTGATGAGCTCTCCTCCAGCCTCATGGCGAGCGTCTCCCATAGAAAGGTTCCGAGGCTTTTCCCCTCCTTTTCAGCCATCTCGGCGGCTCTTTCGACGTATGGTATGAACCTGTCGGGCACGTAGAGCGTCAGTTTCCTCTTCGTCCTGAGATGCTCCTGTTTCATCCTCATCTCTCCTACCTCCTATACGTATACTTATCCAAGTATACCTTATATCACCGGAGGATGTCAAATCACCTTGAAAGCTGTCAGCGGT
It contains:
- a CDS encoding PIN domain-containing protein — its product is MRRKKGPLIDTNVILRYLLEDLPEQSEASARFMENLGRGEEAYIHDVVIAEVIWTLEKFYKVPRSKIRDVVSELLSIRGIVLSNKGVLLRALQLYADKKIDFVDALLASLVLEDEVEVVTFDKDFRRVGVTIRNLLRERGEG